The following proteins are co-located in the Thermus thermophilus HB8 genome:
- a CDS encoding IS256-like element ISTth4 family transposase: MFNRGAHLSTRRCPVDQDTLRILLREAVRETVAEVLQTVLELDRTAFLQVHGGRRNGYYPRKLETTFGQVDLKVPRDRESRYYPAFLKPYARRLVDVGEVAVALYAAGVSQRKAAEILSLLLGHRYSHETLSALTDEVLEAAGAFRTRPLPEEMAFVYLDGLSLKVFREGEGIVRESVYVALGIAPNGERRVLGFWLLPTESALGWEGVLGELWQRGLRRVLLFVTDGLPGLPEAIRRVYPQAEWQRCVVHGVRWSLSQVRSRDRALLAEDLRRVYGAESREEALGALEEVKAAWGSRYPGVVGLWVQDSGAFLRFYGYPKVLWPYLRSTNLMERFIRELRRGTKVRDHKFPKEEAVYKLLYLESERQEGRWAERKLKGFSEVKEVLEKMLQERYAPRTQTLTHNS, translated from the coding sequence GTGTTTAATAGGGGGGCACACCTTAGCACGAGGAGGTGCCCCGTGGACCAGGATACCTTGCGGATCTTGCTGAGGGAAGCGGTGCGGGAGACAGTAGCCGAGGTTCTGCAGACGGTTCTGGAGCTGGACCGGACAGCCTTCTTGCAGGTGCACGGAGGCCGCAGGAACGGCTACTACCCCCGCAAGCTGGAGACCACCTTCGGCCAGGTGGACCTGAAGGTCCCTAGGGATCGGGAATCTCGGTATTACCCGGCTTTCCTTAAGCCCTACGCCCGCCGCCTGGTGGACGTGGGGGAAGTAGCTGTGGCCTTGTACGCCGCCGGGGTCAGTCAGCGCAAGGCGGCCGAGATACTGAGCCTGCTCCTGGGCCACCGCTACTCCCACGAGACCCTGAGCGCCCTGACGGACGAGGTCCTGGAGGCGGCAGGAGCCTTCCGCACCCGGCCTTTGCCCGAGGAGATGGCCTTCGTCTACCTGGACGGGCTTTCCCTAAAGGTCTTCAGGGAAGGAGAAGGGATCGTACGGGAAAGCGTGTATGTGGCCCTGGGCATCGCCCCTAATGGGGAGAGGCGGGTCCTGGGGTTCTGGCTTTTGCCCACGGAGAGCGCCCTGGGATGGGAGGGGGTCCTGGGGGAGCTTTGGCAGCGGGGCCTGCGGCGGGTGTTGCTCTTTGTCACCGACGGGCTGCCCGGGCTTCCTGAAGCGATCCGCAGGGTCTACCCTCAGGCGGAATGGCAGCGGTGCGTGGTGCACGGGGTGCGGTGGAGCCTGTCCCAGGTGCGCTCCCGGGACCGGGCCCTGCTGGCGGAGGACCTGAGGCGGGTGTACGGGGCGGAGAGCCGGGAAGAAGCTCTTGGGGCCTTGGAGGAGGTGAAGGCCGCCTGGGGTTCGCGGTACCCGGGGGTGGTGGGGCTTTGGGTACAGGATTCGGGGGCCTTCCTGCGCTTCTACGGGTACCCCAAGGTGCTTTGGCCGTACCTGCGGAGCACCAACCTGATGGAGCGGTTTATCCGGGAGCTACGGCGGGGGACGAAGGTGCGGGACCACAAGTTTCCTAAGGAAGAGGCGGTGTACAAGCTTCTTTACCTGGAGTCGGAGAGGCAGGAAGGGAGGTGGGCAGAACGGAAACTAAAGGGGTTCTCGGAGGTGAAGGAGGTACTGGAGAAGATGCTTCAGGAGCGGTATGCCCCCCGTACACAGACTCTTACACATAACTCTTGA